One Sphingomonas sp. genomic region harbors:
- a CDS encoding endonuclease/exonuclease/phosphatase family protein, with protein sequence MLRFWGLVAALAAMLACVPALAQGAPELTVMSLNIRMPSDGDGANLWEKRRDLTFATIRAADPDLIGTQELFQRQGDDIVKALPEYRWFGTDRYGGHANEHMGIFYRHDRLKIVEQGQFWLSDTPEVPASISWGHPLPRMVNWATFETRDGRRFRLYDTHFPYRDEDEDARTRGAQLLSDRIAAGPKDLPVLVTGDFNTTADKPAHAVLTRTLADAWASRPDHQGPDFTFHGFTGKGDRRIDWILTRGFTVERIAAIDTHRGEVYPSDHYPVVARVRFER encoded by the coding sequence TGGTGGCGGCGCTTGCCGCGATGCTGGCGTGTGTGCCGGCGCTGGCGCAGGGCGCGCCCGAACTGACGGTGATGAGCCTCAACATCCGCATGCCGAGCGACGGCGACGGCGCGAACCTGTGGGAAAAGCGCCGCGACCTCACCTTCGCGACGATCCGCGCGGCCGACCCCGACCTGATCGGCACGCAGGAGTTGTTCCAGCGCCAGGGCGACGATATCGTCAAGGCGCTGCCGGAGTATAGGTGGTTCGGCACCGATCGCTATGGCGGCCATGCCAACGAGCATATGGGCATCTTCTACCGGCACGATCGGCTGAAGATCGTCGAGCAGGGCCAGTTTTGGCTGTCCGACACGCCCGAGGTGCCGGCCAGCATCAGCTGGGGGCATCCGCTGCCCCGCATGGTCAACTGGGCGACCTTCGAGACGCGCGACGGCCGCCGGTTCCGCCTCTACGACACGCATTTCCCCTATCGCGACGAGGACGAGGACGCGCGCACGCGGGGCGCCCAGCTGCTGTCCGATCGCATCGCGGCAGGGCCGAAGGATCTGCCGGTGCTCGTCACCGGCGACTTCAATACCACCGCCGACAAGCCCGCCCATGCGGTACTCACCAGGACTTTGGCCGATGCCTGGGCTTCGCGGCCGGACCATCAGGGCCCCGACTTCACCTTCCACGGCTTCACCGGCAAAGGCGACCGTCGCATCGACTGGATCCTGACGCGCGGCTTCACCGTCGAGCGGATTGCGGCGATCGATACGCATCGCGGCGAGGTCTACCCGAGCGACCATTATCCGGTGGTCGCGCGGGTCCGCTTCGAGCGCTGA
- a CDS encoding heme-binding protein, whose amino-acid sequence MAKGKTWAWVGGLLGGAVVAGAAAYYAFEKASEQPPFTLVEKDGAFEIRDYPELVVAETRAIGTREAALNAGFSRLADYIFAKRRGDNGGSGGEKIAMTAPVLSTKQDASWRTQFVMPSKFTLATLPKPSDNVDLATRPARRVAVLRFAGSPDDAALEKREAELRSWLAAKGINGGAVEYAFYNSPFIPGPLRRNEVLIAL is encoded by the coding sequence ATGGCGAAGGGCAAGACCTGGGCCTGGGTAGGCGGGCTGCTGGGCGGCGCGGTGGTCGCGGGTGCGGCGGCCTATTACGCGTTCGAGAAGGCAAGCGAGCAGCCGCCCTTCACGCTGGTGGAAAAGGACGGCGCCTTCGAGATCCGCGATTATCCCGAGCTGGTGGTGGCGGAAACCCGCGCGATCGGCACCCGCGAGGCGGCGCTGAACGCGGGCTTCTCGCGTCTCGCCGACTATATCTTCGCCAAGCGCCGCGGCGACAATGGCGGCAGCGGCGGCGAGAAGATTGCGATGACCGCGCCGGTGCTCAGCACCAAGCAGGACGCCAGCTGGCGGACGCAGTTCGTGATGCCGTCGAAGTTCACGCTCGCGACGCTGCCCAAGCCTTCCGACAATGTCGATCTGGCCACCCGCCCGGCACGGCGCGTGGCGGTGCTGCGCTTCGCGGGCTCGCCCGACGATGCGGCGCTGGAGAAGCGCGAGGCGGAGCTGCGCAGCTGGCTTGCAGCGAAGGGGATCAATGGCGGCGCGGTGGAATATGCTTTCTACAACTCGCCCTTCATCCCCGGCCCCCTGCGCCGCAACGAAGTGCTGATCGCGCTGTAA